Proteins encoded by one window of Nitrospira sp.:
- a CDS encoding aldehyde dehydrogenase family protein codes for MSTIQTALKELGIQAINPGGSTGSGWWSSQSGKPLLPSINPATGEMISRVIPCSSDDYSSISKVSVDVFQSWKMVPAPKRGELVRLIGQALRERKDDLGTLIALEVGKIKAEGDGEVQEMIDMADFAVGQSRMLYGTMMHSERPAHRMSEQWHPLGPVGVITAFNFPVAVWAWNAFLAAIAGDTVIWKPSPKAPLCAIAVQQICNRAMQQQGCHGVFSLFVTDQSSLAETMVQDSRLPLISFTGSAAVGRRIASTVGSRLGRALLELSGNNAIIIDETADLNIAVRAILFGAVGTAGQRCTTTRRLLVHESCYEAVTAALVNAYAHIRIGNPLEPDVLMGPLIDQAAVDTFRAAIDEIKKEGGKILYGGQVLQRPGHFVEPTIVLAQNHWPVVQRETFAPILYVMTFRTIDEAIRLQNDVPQGLSSALFTTRLQHSERFLSSAGSDCGIANVNIGTSGAEIGGAFGGEKETGGGREAGSDAWKAYMRRQTNTVNWGTDLPLAQGITFG; via the coding sequence ATGAGCACAATCCAAACCGCCCTCAAGGAGCTTGGTATTCAAGCGATCAACCCTGGCGGAAGCACTGGTTCAGGGTGGTGGTCCAGTCAATCCGGCAAGCCTTTATTGCCATCGATTAACCCGGCAACAGGAGAAATGATATCCAGAGTAATACCATGCTCATCAGATGATTACAGCAGTATATCAAAAGTATCGGTTGATGTATTCCAATCATGGAAAATGGTCCCGGCACCGAAACGCGGGGAACTCGTGAGACTCATCGGCCAGGCACTCAGAGAGAGGAAGGATGACCTCGGCACCTTGATCGCTCTGGAAGTCGGCAAGATCAAAGCTGAAGGAGACGGCGAAGTTCAGGAGATGATCGACATGGCCGATTTCGCAGTCGGGCAATCGCGCATGCTCTATGGGACGATGATGCACTCCGAACGGCCGGCGCATCGCATGTCCGAACAGTGGCACCCTCTCGGCCCCGTTGGGGTGATTACCGCCTTCAATTTCCCCGTTGCCGTCTGGGCATGGAACGCCTTCCTGGCCGCGATCGCCGGAGATACCGTCATCTGGAAACCATCCCCCAAGGCTCCGCTCTGCGCAATCGCGGTTCAACAGATCTGCAATCGTGCGATGCAGCAGCAGGGCTGTCACGGCGTGTTCTCGCTCTTCGTCACGGATCAATCCAGCCTGGCCGAGACCATGGTCCAGGACTCGCGCCTGCCTCTCATCTCGTTCACAGGATCCGCGGCGGTCGGCCGCCGGATCGCATCAACCGTCGGCAGCCGATTGGGGCGGGCGCTGCTCGAACTCAGCGGTAACAACGCCATCATCATCGATGAGACCGCAGACCTTAATATCGCCGTGCGCGCCATTCTCTTCGGAGCCGTAGGCACCGCCGGCCAGCGCTGCACAACAACCAGACGCCTGCTCGTCCACGAATCTTGCTATGAGGCGGTAACGGCCGCACTCGTGAACGCCTATGCGCACATTCGCATAGGCAACCCCCTGGAGCCTGACGTCCTGATGGGCCCGCTGATTGATCAGGCCGCAGTCGACACCTTCCGTGCCGCCATCGACGAGATTAAAAAGGAAGGTGGCAAGATTCTCTACGGCGGACAGGTGCTGCAGCGGCCGGGACATTTCGTCGAACCGACGATCGTACTCGCACAGAACCACTGGCCCGTGGTCCAGCGTGAGACCTTCGCCCCGATCCTTTATGTCATGACGTTCCGTACGATCGACGAAGCCATCCGGCTCCAGAACGATGTGCCGCAGGGCCTCTCATCGGCCCTGTTCACCACAAGACTGCAGCACAGTGAGCGGTTTCTGTCCTCGGCGGGCAGCGATTGCGGAATTGCCAACGTCAACATCGGCACATCCGGTGCGGA
- a CDS encoding saccharopine dehydrogenase C-terminal domain-containing protein — translation MYRVLVLGAGKIGSLIVGLLSQHGRYEVHLGDVNLDGASRLVADLKLERVTPCLLDVRHPDMVSTYLSMHPVDAIVSSLPYFCNPTVAGLALTHGVHYFDLTEDIEVTSQIRVLSAGASQAFLPQCGLAPGFISIVTHDLMTHFQKLDTVKMRVGALPVHPSNALKYSLTWSTDGLINEYGNLCYGIEGGEKVPLQPLEGYETIELDGLLYEAFNTSGGLGTLADTYAGQVQTMNYKTLRYPGHCEKIHLLMKDLKLNEDRDTLKRVLEHAVPQTLQDVVLIYASVTGTKEGGFFEENYVKKVYPQCIKGRLWSAIQVTTASSLCTVLDLVLRDPTHYHGFVTQESISLKNFLANDFGACFR, via the coding sequence ATGTATCGAGTACTGGTCCTCGGTGCAGGAAAGATCGGTTCGCTCATTGTAGGCCTGCTCTCTCAACACGGCCGTTACGAGGTGCATCTCGGCGATGTAAATCTGGACGGAGCGAGCCGCCTCGTCGCGGATCTCAAACTTGAGCGAGTGACTCCCTGCCTCCTCGACGTCCGCCACCCGGACATGGTCAGCACGTACCTCTCGATGCATCCCGTCGATGCGATCGTCTCCAGTCTCCCCTATTTCTGTAACCCCACCGTGGCGGGGCTGGCCCTGACTCACGGCGTCCATTACTTCGATCTGACCGAAGACATCGAGGTGACCAGCCAGATTCGCGTGTTGAGCGCCGGCGCCTCCCAAGCCTTCCTGCCGCAGTGCGGCCTGGCGCCGGGGTTCATCAGCATTGTGACGCACGACCTCATGACGCATTTCCAGAAGCTGGATACCGTGAAGATGCGCGTCGGCGCGCTGCCGGTCCATCCCAGCAATGCGCTGAAATACTCGCTGACCTGGTCGACCGATGGCCTGATCAATGAATACGGCAACCTGTGCTACGGCATCGAAGGGGGCGAGAAAGTCCCGCTCCAGCCGCTGGAGGGTTACGAGACCATCGAGCTGGATGGGCTACTCTACGAGGCCTTCAACACATCCGGAGGATTGGGCACGCTGGCAGATACATATGCCGGGCAAGTGCAGACGATGAATTACAAGACGTTGCGCTATCCGGGGCATTGCGAAAAGATCCATCTCCTGATGAAGGACCTGAAGCTAAACGAAGACAGGGACACGCTCAAGCGAGTACTGGAGCACGCCGTTCCGCAAACGCTCCAGGATGTCGTCCTGATCTACGCCTCGGTCACCGGGACCAAAGAGGGGGGATTCTTTGAAGAGAACTACGTCAAGAAGGTTTACCCTCAATGCATCAAGGGCAGGCTCTGGTCGGCAATTCAAGTCACGACCGCTTCCAGCCTCTGCACGGTGCTGGACCTCGTCCTGCGCGATCCAACCCATTACCATGGCTTTGTCACACAGGAATCTATTTCGCTGAAGAACTTCCTCGCCAACGACTTTGGAGCATGCTTCCGATGA
- a CDS encoding glycosyltransferase, which translates to MDAAQRGRPDLVQTIRLPVNAGKRAALAAGFARATGEILVTVDSDSLVERGALLAIAGPFRNERVGAVAGKVCVLNRFQSVLPRMLHVRFVLSFDFLRSVQSTYGTVYCCPGALSAYRASVVHALVPAWVHQRFLGEVCTIGEDRALTNDVLAAGYRAVYQRTAVVQTLAPETYRKLCRMFLRWDRSYIREEIRLWKIMWTLPFPAMALTLIETTVTNLRYPVAYSSLGLMLYLSVQDPLTVVRLLISIGIVSIFYSLYFLHSERSREFFYGVLYAYFHFVSLLWIFPYALVTVRNRSWMTR; encoded by the coding sequence GTGGACGCGGCGCAACGGGGGCGCCCTGACCTTGTGCAGACGATCCGGCTTCCGGTGAATGCCGGGAAACGGGCCGCGCTCGCGGCCGGGTTTGCCAGGGCGACTGGGGAGATTCTCGTCACGGTCGATTCCGACAGTCTGGTCGAACGAGGCGCACTGCTGGCGATCGCCGGCCCGTTCCGGAATGAACGTGTCGGTGCGGTGGCGGGCAAGGTCTGTGTGCTGAACCGGTTTCAGTCGGTCCTGCCGCGTATGTTGCACGTTCGGTTTGTGCTCTCGTTCGATTTTCTGCGCAGCGTGCAATCGACCTACGGCACCGTCTATTGCTGCCCGGGGGCCTTGTCAGCCTATCGTGCGTCGGTCGTGCATGCCCTGGTTCCTGCCTGGGTGCATCAGCGGTTTCTCGGCGAGGTGTGTACGATCGGCGAGGATCGGGCGTTGACGAACGATGTGCTGGCCGCCGGCTATCGGGCGGTGTACCAGCGTACCGCCGTGGTGCAGACGCTGGCGCCGGAGACCTATCGGAAACTGTGTCGGATGTTCCTGCGGTGGGACCGCAGCTATATTCGGGAGGAAATACGGCTCTGGAAGATTATGTGGACACTGCCGTTCCCGGCGATGGCCTTGACGTTGATCGAGACGACGGTCACAAATCTCCGGTATCCGGTCGCCTATAGTTCGCTGGGATTGATGCTCTATTTAAGTGTGCAGGATCCGCTGACCGTCGTCCGTTTGTTGATCTCCATCGGCATCGTATCCATTTTTTATTCGCTCTATTTCCTCCATAGCGAACGTTCCCGCGAATTCTTCTATGGCGTTCTCTATGCCTATTTTCATTTCGTGAGCCTTCTGTGGATTTTCCCCTACGCGCTAGTGACGGTGCGAAATCGTTCCTGGATGACTCGCTAG
- a CDS encoding glutathione S-transferase family protein, which produces MTIQAQFPDEQTGEGEFTRQADAFRHYVTSTGSSGYPAEAGRYHLYVSWACPWAHRTIIVRKLKRLEGIIGLTAVDPIRDERGWAFREGPGHSLDPVNGFHFLSEAYKATDPHYIGRITVPALWDRATTRIVTNSDDDLMRIFNSEFNRFTESPIDIYPEGLRKEIDDLNSFLYENVNDGVYRAGFATSQQAYEKAVHRLFDALDSLDARLAHQRYLFGSEFVESDWRLFVTLVRFDAVYHGHFKCNIRRIIDYPNLFGYLKDLYQTDGIAETVNFDHIKRHYYVTHDDINPTRIVPVGPDQDLTTPHGRARLG; this is translated from the coding sequence GTGACAATCCAGGCACAGTTTCCCGATGAGCAAACCGGTGAAGGCGAGTTCACCCGTCAGGCGGATGCCTTTCGCCACTACGTGACCTCCACCGGAAGTTCCGGCTATCCAGCCGAAGCCGGCCGTTACCATCTCTATGTATCCTGGGCCTGCCCCTGGGCACACCGCACCATCATCGTACGGAAGCTCAAACGCCTGGAGGGGATTATCGGGCTGACCGCCGTCGACCCGATTCGCGACGAGAGGGGCTGGGCCTTTCGCGAAGGCCCGGGTCATTCACTCGACCCCGTCAATGGATTTCACTTTTTGAGCGAGGCCTACAAGGCCACCGATCCGCACTACATCGGACGCATTACCGTGCCGGCTTTGTGGGACCGGGCGACCACCCGCATCGTCACCAACTCCGACGACGATCTCATGCGTATCTTCAATAGCGAGTTCAATCGCTTCACCGAGAGCCCGATCGATATCTATCCGGAAGGTCTTCGCAAAGAGATCGACGATCTCAATTCCTTTCTGTATGAGAACGTCAATGATGGGGTCTACCGGGCAGGATTCGCGACATCACAGCAGGCTTATGAGAAAGCGGTGCATCGGCTGTTCGATGCGCTGGATAGCCTCGATGCGCGGCTGGCGCATCAACGTTATCTCTTCGGCTCGGAATTCGTCGAATCCGACTGGCGGCTGTTCGTCACCCTGGTCCGGTTCGATGCGGTCTATCACGGCCACTTCAAATGCAACATTCGTCGCATCATCGACTATCCGAATCTCTTCGGCTATCTCAAGGATCTCTACCAAACTGACGGCATCGCCGAGACCGTCAATTTCGACCATATCAAGCGGCACTACTACGTCACGCATGACGACATCAACCCTACTCGCATCGTCCCGGTCGGTCCCGATCAGGATCTCACCACCCCCCATGGTCGGGCTCGGCTAGGCTAA
- a CDS encoding DUF2238 domain-containing protein, whose amino-acid sequence MNRRMLVSAGLLVWYVAVSVWMAQAPADPQFWLIASILPALFVVVLIATYRHLPMSPASYGLITAFLTLHTIGVHYTYAEVPVGLWMDQVLHLGRNHFDRIVHFSFGFLLAYPMEEVFRLSATVQGWVVYYLPVMTVLGLSGLWEIVESWVASAVHPELGVTYLGSQGDIWDAQKDMAAALYGALLCVSILMVVRALRGARSELQTEIAE is encoded by the coding sequence GTGAATCGCAGGATGCTTGTGTCGGCGGGGTTGTTAGTTTGGTACGTTGCGGTGTCCGTATGGATGGCGCAGGCGCCGGCCGACCCCCAGTTCTGGTTGATCGCGAGTATTCTGCCGGCGCTGTTTGTCGTCGTGCTGATCGCGACCTACCGCCACCTGCCCATGTCACCCGCTTCCTATGGCCTCATCACCGCGTTTCTCACGCTGCATACCATCGGCGTTCACTATACCTACGCGGAAGTGCCGGTCGGGTTGTGGATGGATCAAGTCCTGCACCTCGGACGCAATCATTTCGATCGGATCGTGCATTTCAGTTTCGGGTTTCTGCTCGCCTATCCCATGGAAGAGGTGTTTCGGCTGAGTGCGACTGTGCAGGGGTGGGTAGTGTACTATCTTCCGGTTATGACCGTCCTTGGGCTGAGCGGACTCTGGGAAATTGTTGAATCATGGGTAGCCAGCGCCGTGCATCCCGAGTTGGGCGTGACCTACTTGGGTTCGCAGGGGGACATCTGGGACGCCCAGAAGGACATGGCCGCGGCGCTCTACGGAGCCCTGCTTTGCGTGTCGATCCTTATGGTGGTTCGGGCGCTGAGAGGAGCCCGGTCCGAGCTTCAAACCGAGATAGCTGAATAA
- a CDS encoding DUF2238 domain-containing protein, producing the protein MNAGVTGLHGAESRNCHLLLGLVLAYGVFWIWLAIDPLNRRDWLLENLLVFALIPLLLLTYRRFEFSLTSYCLIGLFLVLHAFGAHYTYAEVPLGFWLKDLWALSRNPFDRIAHFAYGALLVFPIRELLVRQTGLRGWWAYALPVCVVLAQSGFFEVLEAIVATIVSPELGNIYLGTQGDEWDAQHDMAAALGGSVLTMCIVFALPMAFKPKPHPLPQ; encoded by the coding sequence ATGAACGCCGGGGTGACAGGGCTGCACGGCGCGGAATCAAGAAACTGCCATCTCCTTCTTGGGTTGGTGCTTGCCTACGGTGTGTTCTGGATTTGGTTGGCGATCGATCCACTGAACCGCAGGGACTGGCTGCTGGAAAATCTGCTGGTGTTTGCCCTCATTCCGCTGTTGCTCCTCACGTATCGCCGCTTTGAGTTCTCCCTCACGTCCTACTGTCTGATCGGTTTGTTCTTGGTGCTCCACGCCTTCGGCGCCCACTACACCTATGCCGAGGTGCCGCTGGGGTTTTGGCTCAAAGATCTCTGGGCCTTGAGTCGCAATCCGTTCGATCGCATCGCGCATTTTGCGTACGGCGCGTTGCTGGTGTTTCCCATTCGTGAATTGCTCGTGCGTCAGACCGGCTTGCGGGGTTGGTGGGCCTATGCATTGCCGGTCTGCGTCGTGCTGGCGCAGAGCGGTTTCTTCGAAGTGCTGGAAGCGATCGTGGCGACAATCGTCAGTCCCGAATTGGGGAATATCTATCTCGGAACCCAGGGAGATGAGTGGGATGCCCAACATGACATGGCGGCGGCCCTGGGCGGCTCGGTCCTGACTATGTGTATCGTGTTCGCGTTGCCCATGGCTTTCAAGCCCAAGCCGCATCCGTTACCCCAGTGA
- a CDS encoding efflux RND transporter periplasmic adaptor subunit, whose product MRMFQSMAGGAGRGGACANCGRGCRGLSTFGLIVVLSAAVVACEKPSDRTVEVKTAVADALPAVLRLTPEELARSVIEVSPVGRGQLRVPREFTATVQSNENELAEVTTLIRGRVVKVYVDVGQDVKKDALLALLHSTDLGVTEGAYLKAVAQLHEAELAYERARDLHEHKAVSLAELQRREAEMKTAQADAREAQNRLELLGVPAEELGRLHRERTIKADVPLRAPFDGRVIMRNITRGEVVETMQKLFTVADLSDVWVVGKVPEKDVRFIHREQVVEVRATSYPGQVFSGTITYISDVLDPATRTMQLRVTVPNPKKLLKPEMYATVRVYAEPEPEAMLVPVAAVQRSSEPSYVFVQLDGGRFEKRPVVLGPETDQVVAVLSGLREGELIVTAGTFVLKSEFEKSLIEPAQ is encoded by the coding sequence ATGAGAATGTTTCAGTCGATGGCGGGTGGCGCAGGAAGAGGCGGGGCGTGTGCGAACTGCGGCAGAGGCTGTCGAGGGTTGTCTACGTTCGGATTAATTGTGGTGTTGAGCGCTGCCGTTGTGGCTTGCGAGAAGCCGTCCGATCGGACGGTTGAGGTCAAGACAGCGGTGGCAGACGCCCTGCCGGCTGTGCTTCGTCTCACACCAGAAGAACTTGCGAGGAGCGTCATCGAGGTCTCCCCTGTCGGCCGGGGGCAGTTGCGCGTGCCGCGGGAGTTTACCGCGACCGTTCAATCCAATGAAAACGAACTGGCCGAGGTCACCACGCTAATTCGTGGGCGGGTCGTAAAAGTGTATGTGGATGTCGGACAGGATGTGAAGAAAGATGCGCTGCTGGCCCTGCTCCACAGTACCGATCTCGGTGTGACGGAAGGGGCCTATCTGAAAGCGGTGGCGCAGCTGCACGAGGCGGAGCTGGCCTACGAACGTGCCAGGGATTTGCATGAGCACAAGGCGGTGAGTCTGGCCGAACTGCAGCGGCGCGAAGCGGAGATGAAGACGGCGCAGGCCGACGCCCGGGAGGCGCAGAACCGTCTGGAGCTGCTCGGCGTCCCGGCGGAGGAGCTAGGCCGTCTGCATCGCGAACGCACGATCAAGGCCGATGTCCCTCTCCGCGCACCGTTCGACGGGCGGGTGATCATGCGCAACATCACGCGCGGCGAGGTCGTGGAGACGATGCAGAAGCTCTTCACCGTGGCCGATCTCTCGGACGTCTGGGTTGTCGGGAAGGTGCCGGAAAAGGACGTGCGGTTCATCCATCGCGAGCAGGTTGTCGAGGTGCGGGCGACATCGTACCCAGGCCAGGTCTTTTCCGGCACGATTACCTACATCAGTGACGTGTTGGATCCCGCGACGCGTACCATGCAATTGCGCGTCACGGTCCCGAATCCGAAGAAGCTGCTGAAGCCGGAAATGTATGCAACGGTGCGCGTCTATGCGGAGCCGGAACCGGAGGCCATGTTGGTGCCAGTCGCGGCAGTGCAACGGAGCAGTGAACCCTCTTATGTGTTCGTGCAACTGGATGGGGGGAGGTTCGAGAAGCGCCCGGTCGTCCTCGGCCCGGAAACCGACCAGGTTGTCGCGGTGCTGAGCGGCCTGCGCGAGGGCGAGCTGATCGTTACTGCCGGTACCTTCGTACTCAAGTCCGAATTCGAGAAATCTCTGATTGAGCCTGCGCAATGA